From Candidatus Nomurabacteria bacterium, one genomic window encodes:
- a CDS encoding tyrosine-type recombinase/integrase — protein sequence MPDLVKLKTQFLEYLEIERGRSVKTVENYDRYLDRFFDFAEVKKPSDLTEEQVREFRLHLNRQPGTKVGGRREPMKRRTQNYYLIALRAFLKYLRKRDIEALSPERIELAKVPERSLDLISGAELKRLMKAPDTKTLEGKRDSAILELLFSTGLRISELCSLSIDDVDLSRDEFSVRGKGDKVRVVFLSDTARKALQEYLKHRKDMDDAMFVRYGRKQNDGGDLRISPRAVQRLIKKYAAAAGITRKVTPHVIRHSFATDLLQNGADIRSVQALLGHASINTTQVYTHVTDKHLREVHKKFHGK from the coding sequence ATGCCAGACCTAGTGAAACTGAAAACCCAGTTTTTGGAGTACCTCGAGATCGAGCGGGGTAGGTCAGTGAAGACGGTTGAAAACTATGATCGATACCTCGATCGCTTCTTTGATTTTGCTGAGGTGAAGAAACCGAGCGATCTCACTGAGGAACAGGTGCGTGAGTTTCGCTTACACCTCAATCGGCAGCCGGGAACGAAAGTTGGCGGGCGGCGCGAACCCATGAAACGTCGTACGCAAAATTATTACCTCATTGCACTGCGAGCATTCCTCAAGTACCTCCGCAAGCGCGACATCGAAGCGCTTTCGCCCGAGCGGATCGAGCTTGCGAAAGTGCCGGAGCGGTCGCTCGATCTCATCTCTGGTGCGGAGCTCAAGCGACTGATGAAAGCTCCCGACACGAAGACGCTCGAAGGCAAGCGTGACAGCGCGATCCTTGAGCTGCTCTTCTCGACTGGCTTGCGTATCTCTGAACTCTGTTCCCTTTCGATCGATGATGTTGATCTTTCGCGTGATGAATTCTCAGTTCGTGGAAAGGGTGACAAAGTGCGGGTGGTATTTCTTTCTGACACCGCGCGAAAAGCGCTTCAAGAATATTTGAAGCATCGCAAAGACATGGACGACGCGATGTTTGTACGATACGGACGAAAGCAAAATGATGGTGGTGACTTACGTATCTCCCCGCGTGCAGTGCAGCGACTGATCAAAAAGTACGCTGCCGCTGCCGGCATCACGCGCAAGGTTACGCCGCACGTGATCCGTCACAGCTTCGCCACCGACCTCTTGCAGAATGGTGCAGACATCCGTAGCGTGCAGGCGCTCCTTGGTCATGCGAGTATCAACACCACGCAAGTCTACACGCACGTGACCGACAAACATTTACGAGAAGTACATAAAAAATTTCATGGAAAATAA
- a CDS encoding DUF2817 domain-containing protein, translated as MQAKNVVIAVLALALIGAVGYLLMNDGDTITIVEDNENVTPVEERLPVEPDGGIGDGAEPLQVEEAARPAEEVIGSSVEGTEIKAYHFGTGAKEILLVGGVHGSYSPNTSALTDELVAYFKGNEAAIPANLTVTVIPTLNPDGVATGGTAGRFNAHDVDLNRNFDCEWSATAVWQSKEVSGGSAAFSEPEAVALRDYVLKYDPVAAVVWFSAEGKVYPSACAGTPSNASVTLAATFATAAGYPSEAEFDAYAITGDMVNWMAKQGIPAISVLLSDYQNTERSKNLAGVEAVLNAYAE; from the coding sequence ATGCAAGCAAAAAACGTTGTAATCGCCGTATTGGCACTGGCGCTCATTGGCGCAGTTGGATACTTACTAATGAATGATGGAGACACCATCACGATCGTTGAAGACAACGAGAATGTAACCCCGGTTGAAGAACGACTTCCAGTCGAACCAGATGGAGGTATTGGAGACGGTGCTGAACCACTACAAGTAGAAGAGGCAGCTCGGCCAGCAGAAGAAGTGATCGGCAGCTCAGTTGAAGGTACCGAGATCAAAGCGTACCACTTCGGAACTGGTGCAAAGGAAATTCTACTTGTTGGCGGCGTACATGGTAGCTACTCACCAAACACAAGCGCACTTACTGATGAACTCGTGGCCTACTTCAAAGGAAACGAAGCGGCGATCCCAGCTAACTTGACAGTAACTGTCATCCCAACACTAAACCCTGACGGAGTAGCTACCGGAGGGACAGCAGGTCGCTTCAATGCTCATGACGTAGACCTTAACCGTAACTTTGATTGTGAATGGAGCGCAACTGCTGTATGGCAGAGTAAAGAAGTAAGCGGTGGTAGCGCGGCCTTCTCAGAACCTGAGGCGGTGGCACTGCGAGACTATGTACTCAAGTACGACCCAGTAGCTGCAGTGGTATGGTTCAGCGCAGAAGGAAAAGTGTACCCATCTGCTTGTGCAGGCACTCCAAGCAATGCGTCTGTCACACTTGCAGCCACCTTCGCAACCGCAGCCGGCTATCCGTCTGAAGCTGAGTTTGATGCGTACGCTATCACTGGCGACATGGTGAACTGGATGGCAAAGCAGGGTATCCCAGCTATTAGCGTCCTCCTGTCAGACTACCAGAACACCGAACGCAGCAAGAACCTTGCAGGTGTCGAAGCAGTTCTTAACGCCTACGCTGAGTAA